The genome window agaagggctgattcccttgatatctgcaatagtccatccaatggctgatttgaactccctaagaattctcaaaagcttttcttcctcgatacctggaaggttagatgcaataattacAGGTAATGTAGAAGCTTCGCCAAGAAAGGCATACCTTAGGTGTTCGGGAAGTTGCTTAAGCTCAAGTTTAGGAGCTTCAACAATAGAGGGTTTCAGCCGTTCATGAGAATCTTTCAACTCCGATAACCCAAGAGATTCGATTGGAGGATCCAACCGTCTTCTCCAAGGAGAAGCATTCAAGTATTGAAGgtgttcttcttcctcctcacCACCGAATTCTGAGTCACCGGATAtaaccctttccaagatgtcagttttcagcCTGTTATCAATTTCCGAATGGGCTGCAGCTTCGAGCATATCCACTTTAAAGCATTCCTCCTCATCTGATGGAAGTTTAATGGCATTGAACACATTGAAAGTGAccatctgatcttgaactctcattgtgagtTCACCCTTTTGAACATCAATCAAAGTCCGCCCCGTCGCAAGGAATGGTCTCCCCAAGAtgatgggaatcttcttatcttcctcaaaatcgagaatgacaaaatcagcagggaatATTAGCTTATCTACCTTTACCAACACATCTTCAACTATCCCCCTTGGGTAtgtaatcgaacgatcagccagttgcaaagacatattagttggtttcagctccggaagaccaagttgcaagaaaatagacaagggcatcagattgatgctagctcccaaatcacataaacacttgtcgaatgactattgcccaatagtacacgggattgtgaagcttcccggatctttcagcttcggaGGCAATTTCTGCTGTAACACCGCACTGCATTCCTCAGTCAAAGCCACAGTTTCCAATTCCTCGAGTTTGAGTTTTCGAGATAGAATgcctttcatgaatttagcataactcggcatttgttccaGAGCCTCcacaaaaggtatgttgatttgtaatttcttgaagacctctagaaattttgcgaattgtttgtcgagcttatgcttttgaagtctcttcggaaaaggtggaggtggatatacttgcttgactCCAGTATCAGTTTTCGGGATAGACTTTTCGGCTGAATCCTTGTTTGCTTCTTCGTTGATTTTAGTcttgtcagcttcaacaacagtttttccactatcagactCAGATGGGAGTACGGGTGTTTCAACTTGTtgttcactctcttccttgtttcgctctgttgctgattctttatccttcgtaacctttccggacctcaaggtgacagcctgtacctgttccttcacttcattcttgcccggattggcctcagtatcactaggaagagttccttgtggtctatttatcaacgcgttagcaatctgcccaatctgattttccaaagttttgattgacaccgcttggcttttaatcattaatttcatctcttcccattcagatctttcgttggaagactgtccagccacccaaTGATTTTGTTGTTGGAATCtaggtggatggaattgctgcttcggtgcaaactgttgttgaaaaccataagggttgaaaggtctagccccttgctgctgaaactgctgttgctgttgtggcatgaagttctgattattgctccagctgaaattcggatgatttcgaTTATTCAGGTGATAAGTAGCCGGAGCTGGCTGCTGAGATCGCTgaaaattgctcacaaactgagctgactcgctagatatggcacactgatcagtggaATGTGTACCCGCACAAAGCTCACaaactgaaggtggctgctgaaTCCCCAAGTTTACCAAAGAATCcatcttcatagtaagagccttgaTTTGCGCAGTCAaggctgtagtagcatcaacatccagaatccctgctgccttgccctgatgaagacgctgagtaggattctgatattcatttgcagccatcatctcgatcaactcataagcctcctCATAGCTCTTAGTcaatagagctccacctgatgccgcatcgagcattggtctcgattgaggacccaagccattatagaagcaattgatagccatccaatcaggcatcccatgatgtgggcacttccGAAGCATCTCTTTGTAGCGTTCCCATGCTTCACAAAGAGTTTCACCAtagctgagagaattgagtgatagcattccttagtgcagctgttttggccatagggaagaacttagaaagaaatttctgagccagatcctcccatgtcgtaatagatcctgcaggaagagaatgtaaccatcccttagctttatccctcagagaaaacGGGAACAACCTCAATTTAATGGCATCTtccgtaacaccattgaacttgaaagtgtcacagatctcaatgaagtctcgaatatgcatattaggatcctctgtcggagaacccccaaactgtactgagttctgtaccatctgaatagtgctaggtttgatttcgaaagtgttggcctgaatcgctggcctgacaatgctcgactgaatgtcattgattttcggctcagagaaagccttaagagccttagtatcattaACTGCTGGTGGTTGATCATCCATTGTAATACTCACTTCTGTTTCTTCCTTAACCAATGCTTCTttacgagcctgagaacgtgttcgcatacacgtctctcaagtacctgaaacacacacaaacgaactaaagtgagaaaagaatccaagtcagtgaactttaacgaccactgatgacaagcacataaactaaaatataacaccgagtccccggcagcggcgccaaaaacttgttcgcacaaaatcacgcaagcgtacgtggtcacaagtagtatagaatcaaattcagttcgttcccacagagactggtgtattcagaaatatgtagttatgcaccaatgtatgattattgttcaatgcttagacaagtaacaatttggttggttttaactaaattaactaattaagtcgaattataactagagaattaaaatcgaattactatGGAGAAtgaaacatgggattctaacttcattatatacttccttCAGAGCTATGCCTtgtcgatatgtgatggttgataactaatcagataacacgaaactaatactcgctaactgtcgttatacgtgcaccatgctgctacacatccacaattaagatagaaggtaaacagaaaccaattatgcttagaccctatatgtctatagaatttgaaagcataacggttgaagaacaagttatctatcaagattacatagggcgatgcaagatgagtaaaatcacaccactaatcatgtatatcgaatacataatcctatgttcgcattgcaagttctaaatcaatatatccactgtcgcttcaataaagattaacacacaatccaagatgttagctacgcatccaagacgaataagcacaaccaatacgaagaaatcaaacattcatcacataaataattaaggcaaatcaactactgaaatccatatataaatccgctagaatcccacgataatgattagctcataatcgaacttctcatcatcatgggttcgaatgtaaacatggtactgaacaTGAAAAACAAAGTTAAAGTacgagaataagagttaagaaacaaatccgaaacgagcatccaaagttacgcctacttcgaagaattacaaaagtttttagctatgaaattcgatctcgatcttctccgtagccgtcacgtgctccttggaatgattctaggttatgtttttagtCCCCCAAGTCTTTCTTATACTTCCCCAacgaacgggccttcaaacggatcaaaaaaaGTCAAAACGGGCCAAAAATCCCGCATCAGCGCTCAGGCCGGGGCCTCACAGCTCAGGCCGGGGCCTCACATCTCAGGCCGGGGCCTCACATCTCAGGCCGGGGCCTCACATCAGCAGAATACTTCTTTGCCCATAACTCTCTCCTCgggcatccgattgcttcgccgttttttttcaatgaaagctatgattctcctcttcgtcctccttccaagaaacctacacaacaaaacactaaaaaaaatatcaaaaacaccaaaagcttgaggccattccaccattttaagtcaaaacgaaagcttccaagtggatatgaaatccacttatcagaGATCAATCCGTTAGAATGAGAAGGTTGAATGCTATTATCCGAGGTTCCTGATGTTgtttctgaatgataagatgaatgaggcTGATAGGAACATGTATGTTGATTCTCCTGTGGTTCTTATTctgaggacttgtgccaagatccagacaaggctggtcaacaagaagaagcatgagaatgtgcctaGCTCTAGTTGTGACACCATTCATGCTGGAGCAGTTTAGTGCTCCACTTCAGCCTGTTCAAGTCCCTGATCCTCTACAACAGATGGCTCCAGAACAgcaacatcaacaacaatatcaacagTTTGATCAGCAACAACCGGAACCAGAACAACAACCACCTCAACAGCACCTCTAGCCAGTCAGCCACTGCTACTCATCtaagactaccaatcatccaggCAGTCCTCACATCACTCTCCCTGCAACCCTCCATACAACTCACCATACCAATCACATCACCAATCACcatacaactctcctcaccaatctcaaaacAAATCCTCTCaacattacaacttcttccctgaACAACAATCATCCATCTTTCCCTCACAATCTGAACCTATACCTTCACCTACCCATACACATCACATTccccaaacacaatctacctctcaaCCCCTGCCATCTGAATCTGCTTTTAACCCGGAGCTACAGAACTTCCGGactgacttacaggtagctcaggtactttctactCTCACCGAtacttttaatattgatatattagattttgattgtgatattggatttgatttccagactcccagcattgaacctgaaaacacccagattcataaccaagctgatgtttccatttcaacaactgattcttcgtcaaacacgtCAACCAACACTAcgacaccagttgttcgaaaagTAGTCCGGAAACAGAGTGGGAGTGCAATattgagagaacccgcagctctgtctccacACAAGAATCAAAGGGTGGacgaaccggagacaactgcagctgcatccatttcctcccaaaaggatttggacactgaaatggtaaatatacagtctctagattcattctctccatagaatgcgtttattgaaattggccgtcctaccgcggtatcctgtaaagagtcaagcacacaactagcactcacgctagtaaacactgaacctgtgtcttatgtttcttcacttagagagcgcacagattttcaaaacatgtcatatgaaaacttttctgatctcTCTttatttttggatcaggatATACTTGGCAGCTTGGAAGTACACTTACCTTCACAGGCAtcagaaggacaatttgttccttcacatcctacagttccatctcagggaactatggttgtttatacaggttctagtgacggtgtgaaaaatacgagtgaaatcaggcaaacaccgagcgaaacacatgcacgacaggatagtgacaaatctttgagtgttcgtgaggtgagtgcacacaccaacacagatctgttacaagaacaaatggctgctctgagagcTGAAGTTGAAAGGTTaaatgctgagaatgctagattcagaagtggagagctggtgactctacaagagaaagttgctgatacttCTTTTACTTATTTGAAAAAGGAAATGGAcgatcatgtcaagggtatctactctaggatggacaagatTGACAAGAACCAGGAGCTCTGTATGACAAAGCTTGTTAGCTTGGAGCAGACCTTGGCCTAGGTTGTTGATCATTTGAAGATATCTAAGTCTACAACTCCGTcgactccagaggatccctcaactaagggggagaaggataaggaagacaaagatgatAAAGATGAtaacagcaatgctgatgctgatgGTAGAGATAAGGATGGAGaagataagggtggagaaggagcaagtggtaaagattcttctgcagctgACAGACAACAGGAGaagtcaaaaggcaaaatgcctgagtctgagaacatcttcactaatatggattatgataacattcctgaaaggcatatgttcagcctatttgtatttaagaggtacaggtcaactcagataagaaagctcagtaaatagcaagtcatcagaatccgtacgaagaacgtcaaatgatttatgggaattatacgtcagaagaattccaggatgctgctgcacaccactgaaagaagttcattaatatgttcaagcctcagtgcacaaataatcttttgtggcacgtccaggagttcagaaaatataaagtttctatactttattttatcagaggattccatttaatgaagaagaacttaccaGACGAAGACTCGGCGAACAAACCAATTTcctattgtttatttgacgaagaatatttgatttaactagatacagatgaaccagacagtacatctgtgtatcagttattcaaattaaatatttgaagtcaagcagaagtggtagtttgatcgatcgacaaatcaagaagaagttattaaagtttaaagaagacaggaagcagttctactgaagaatgggtgattaaatatttaatagactattattccacttcacaaataattatattaattatgtaatttatttatttaattaattcactctcgaattaatttaatttatgaatttatatgattaacttaattaagtggataattttctatttaatataatctACAATATTACATTTATAATCACCAAGACTAGCcctgcaagacaatccattaTTGTCTTACTGTATTTGCTTCAAGGAAGGAAGGAaatgtgcaagacaattcaaatgaattgtcttgccgaatgcaagTGAAATCAGCATGACAATTCAATTGAATTGCATGTCCTACCGATTTTGTTTAAGCAAAACAAGACAATCCTGCTTTGTCTTTTCAAATGCAAagccaactgccaagacaatcacttgtgattgtctgaccgaatgtcTTTTGTCAAGACAACTCcttttgtcttgccgaattGACTTAGTGGACAATACAATTGTTTTTGTCTTTCTGCCAAGTTAGAAGAACTTGGTAGGCAATTCTAATTATCCtaccttttttctttttgtcttgtCCAAGCTAGAATGTCTTGCCCCTtatttaaattgtctttctggcTTGTTttaagcttggtagacaatctagaattgtcttcccttgccttGTAGTTGTCTTGCCCAACTTGTTTTGTCTTTGCAAgcttatttgtcttgtctttcttttgtcttacaagtacaaatggttgcctatatatatggcattctattcttcatttcaagtgttcatcactttgtaaatcaaagcatttgtaaagctttcaagttgttcgtaatttgcttgatcgttatatccacagttttctgtgctttgataaccccgttgttttaatcactaatctagaatataccctgtggAATTTtttctacgaacattagtggacattaaaactgaaccatattaattatataacgacttaaaacattgttatattaattaattataatctgattaacaagttatattccaatcagattcacttccgcgattatttggtatcgattgtattcaacccccccttctacaatcgtatctggacctaacaattggcatcaagagcggttaatacgaatacaacgtattagatcctatacacactctgtaacgtttcaaatattttttattcgaattaattttactccaaaaattaattctgatttaaaatatttttctttcagtaatccaaatctcatccaaacactattcactttaaatccttaaaaatgagtacacaaaagattagtagcattaaaattccaccgttcagcaaagaacactttggcctatggaagaggcacatgttactattcctccgcactgcgaacataaaatacatcgggattctgaacaaagttgtttccactccgatgaatgtcatattagcactcGAAGAAGATGGtatgttaatacctcatcagacattTCCTAAAGAACCTTTtgagtatacagatgaagagaatgaacagatgaacttagatgatactcttcaactgatcttagttgaatccttagatcctgttatgtacaatgctgttgttaattgtacaaacgcgaagcaaatctgagatacgttagagattatcaacgaaggctcagaagaagtaagagagaacaagaaagagatactgatggctcagtatgaacagtttggttccagtcccggagaagggatttcagaagtgtttatcagacttaataatttgattaataatttaaatctgaataggaaatactacgacaataaagaggtcaacatgaattttctcttaacacttcctgaacatctggaacacagaaacactgcaatcagggaaagcagagatctgaatgagatatctctggaaagactctacggagttctgaaaacttatgaactagaACAGGTTCAAAGTatacagagatatggctggggtaaaacactgaaccattcaagagctctagttgttaaatcacctacaccggaagaaaagaaggatgttgttgttccttctaaaaccacacaggaatttgttgtacctgagatgggtcagactgcttcttccagtcgtgatgaagagttctatacaatggaagagctagaacagttagaagatcaatctttatcactgtttgccaagaaatttggaaacatgagattcaagaagaacccttcctaaaaatacaaacctactgctagtaagtttcagaagggaggttattcatcttctacaagcaaaggaggatacaagactgggatggtggatcgaaacaagtttaaatgtttcaactgtggtgaaccgggacactttgcaactgagtgcaagcagtcCAAGGTttaaggaaagagaaaggattcgtacgatgagctgaagcagaagtatgatgccttagtgagaaagcatcagggtacttctggaggtcaaagcttcaaaagcaaatcatatctggTAGAAGGGAAACGCTGGGATGATACatatagtgatgaagaagagcagctagggaatgttgctttcatggctaatactggatcatcttcacctcctcttGCTGGAAGCTTTTAGGTAGaacctacatgccctaaactttttatgcaattaggactagaaagagatgatgctattaaaaagttgaaagctgccaatcttaaaattgatactttagtcttagatattcatgcttataagatgaatgagatgaatgtattaaaacctaaaattgaacaactgactatggatttaggattacaagttgctaaagtcagagttctagagaaaggtgagattgctttaagacttcagctagatgaagagaaagtgaaatgtaaagcctttaaggatgcctccactatagtcaaagagcttaatgataaacaagagatcaagagaactgttggaataggttttgactataacaaatctgtaggtaaggctagtaacattactccctttaagaagagtgctaaggagagaggaattccttttgttttgaaagattcccctcaccctttgtttaaatcctcagaagatGAACCtttgttagaaactcctgttgtcattaaatatgaactcaaacaggaagaccttaaaatgaaagagagtaatgagaagagagatgataTTCTGAccaacctgaaaccaatcaaagtgaaaggcaatgtaaggttgcctaaagctggtttgggtgtcaactcagaaagaagtaagttcaacaagcctaataactttgtgaatagtaagaacagagacaataaatgccattctactgagaactttaaaactgttaataatgttagagtagttactgttgatgttcctactattgtgactgatattcctgttgctcctgtatttgatgcatgccataaattttgtggtgttgataattgtatgctttgtgctttcaatactatgtcagcttattttaagaatttgcatgctaaaaatgaaaacacgtcaccaagacaacacacaaacaaaaagtatgctagggcaaagactgctagtcttcctcgtgttaggaaggagacttatgttccaaagcctaaaactaaggtttataaggctgttgttaaggaagtaagttcagtcaagtctgaaccaaatatcagtccaagaggctctgttgttacacctgatagaaatcagttctttaagtttgctggacccaatcaagtatgGATTCCAaataatgtttaatcaagttgtcttttgcagggtgctagtggaattgttcgagttgtttgggtgcttgacagtggagcgtcaaggcacatgacttgCAATAGATCCCTACTGACAGAAGTGagagaggcaactggaccttcagttacttttgctgataatagcaagggtcgtattgttggatatggcaagtacaaagttggaaggatcatcatagaagaaattgcactagttgaaggactacaacatatataatctccttagtgtcagccagttttgtgacaagggttattatgttcactttgaaaaagaaatatgtataatcaaacataccaagGATAAACATCACTATTTCTATGcaaaagcatctgctgaagatagtcggttatggcataagaaa of Daucus carota subsp. sativus chromosome 3, DH1 v3.0, whole genome shotgun sequence contains these proteins:
- the LOC135151506 gene encoding uncharacterized protein LOC135151506: MRTRSQARKEALVKEETEVSITMDDQPPAVNDTKALKAFSEPKINDIQSSIVSYGETLCEAWERYKEMLRKCPHHGMPDWMAINCFYNGLGPQSRPMLDAASGGALLTKSYEEAYELIEMMAANEYQNPTQRLHQGKAAGILDVDATTALTAQIKALTMKMDSLVNLGIQQPPSVCELCAGTHSTDQCAISSESAQFVSNFQRSQQPAPATYHLNNRNHPNFSWSNNQNFMPQQQQQFQQQGARPFNPYGFQQQFAPKQQFHPPRFQQQNHWVAGQSSNERSEWEEMKLMIKSQAVTKDKESATERNKEESEQQVETPVLPSESDSGKTVVEADKTKINEEANKDSAEKSIPKTDTGVKQVYPPPPFPKRLQKHKLDKQFAKFLEVFKKLQINIPFVEALEQMPSYAKFMKGILSRKLKLEELETVALTEECSAVLQQKLPPKLKDPGSFTIPCTIGQ